A section of the Hevea brasiliensis isolate MT/VB/25A 57/8 chromosome 17, ASM3005281v1, whole genome shotgun sequence genome encodes:
- the LOC110641153 gene encoding membrane steroid-binding protein 2 isoform X1 produces MEELVFYRQGFVSSYPCLFSGAITTTKRVKKLAVHRLRSQTQTHYFFSRPIRNKGYMPLVISDQGECRVFHMRMPHKLHQGSSTGRVCNVSNGAVGGEANKQLWETLKEAITVYTGLSPATFFTVLALGLAVYYVISEFFGSSDNHARPRSVEEQVQPLPPPVQLGEITEEELKQYDGSDPKKPLLMAIKGQIYDVSQSRMFYGPGGPYALFAGKDASRALAKMSFEDKDLTGDISGLGPFELEALQDWEYKFMSKYVKVGTIKKPVPVTDEAASAGEPEETKEVDVAKPAEDGPSASADGAVETPDAEAKE; encoded by the exons ATGGAAGAATTGGTCTTTTACAGACAAGGCTTTGTTTCTTCATATCCATGTTTATTCTCTGGAGCTATCACCACCACAAAGAGAGTAAAAAAGCTGGCAGTACATCGTCTTCGATCTCAAACTCAAACTCACTATTTTTTTTCAAGGCCCATTAGGAACAAGGGTTACATGCCCTTGGTGATCTCCGATCAAGGTGAGTGCCGCGTTTTTCACATGCGTATGCCTCACAAGCTCCACCAGGGCAGCAGCACCGGTCGTGTCTGTAATGTTAGCAACGGCGCCGTCGGCGGTGAGGCCAACAAGCAG CTGTGGGAGACACTCAAGGAAGCAATAACCGTCTATACTGGACTCTCTCCAGCCACTTTCTTCACAGTCTTGGCTTTGGGTTTGGCGGTCTACTATGTGATATCTGAGTTCTTTGGATCCTCGGATAATCATGCGAGGCCTAGAAGTGTTGAGGAGCAGGTGCAGCCTCTGCCTCCTCCTGTTCAGCTTGGTGAGATCACTGAGGAGGAGCTCAAGCAATATGATGGCTCTGATCCTAAGAAGCCTTTGCTCATGGCTATTAAGGGTCAGATCTATGACGTCTCCCAGAGCag GATGTTTTATGGGCCTGGTGGACCTTATGCATTATTTGCTGGAAAGGATGCCAGCAGAGCTCTTGCTAAGATGTCCTTTGAAGACAAAGATTTGACTGGTGATATCTCTGGTCTTGGTCCGTTCGAGTTGGAGGCCTTGCAGGATTGGGAATACAAGTTCATGAGCAAGTATGTTAAGGTCGGAACTATTAAGAAGCCTGTCCCAGTAACTGATGAAGCTGCTTCTGCTGGTGAACCAGAAGAAACTAAAGAAGTTGATGTTGCCAAGCCTGCAGAAGATGGTCCATCAGCTTCAGCCGATGGAGCTGTGGAAACTCCTGATGCTGAAGCCAAGGAGTAA
- the LOC110641153 gene encoding membrane steroid-binding protein 2 isoform X2 produces MALQLWETLKEAITVYTGLSPATFFTVLALGLAVYYVISEFFGSSDNHARPRSVEEQVQPLPPPVQLGEITEEELKQYDGSDPKKPLLMAIKGQIYDVSQSRMFYGPGGPYALFAGKDASRALAKMSFEDKDLTGDISGLGPFELEALQDWEYKFMSKYVKVGTIKKPVPVTDEAASAGEPEETKEVDVAKPAEDGPSASADGAVETPDAEAKE; encoded by the exons ATGGCTTTGCAGCTGTGGGAGACACTCAAGGAAGCAATAACCGTCTATACTGGACTCTCTCCAGCCACTTTCTTCACAGTCTTGGCTTTGGGTTTGGCGGTCTACTATGTGATATCTGAGTTCTTTGGATCCTCGGATAATCATGCGAGGCCTAGAAGTGTTGAGGAGCAGGTGCAGCCTCTGCCTCCTCCTGTTCAGCTTGGTGAGATCACTGAGGAGGAGCTCAAGCAATATGATGGCTCTGATCCTAAGAAGCCTTTGCTCATGGCTATTAAGGGTCAGATCTATGACGTCTCCCAGAGCag GATGTTTTATGGGCCTGGTGGACCTTATGCATTATTTGCTGGAAAGGATGCCAGCAGAGCTCTTGCTAAGATGTCCTTTGAAGACAAAGATTTGACTGGTGATATCTCTGGTCTTGGTCCGTTCGAGTTGGAGGCCTTGCAGGATTGGGAATACAAGTTCATGAGCAAGTATGTTAAGGTCGGAACTATTAAGAAGCCTGTCCCAGTAACTGATGAAGCTGCTTCTGCTGGTGAACCAGAAGAAACTAAAGAAGTTGATGTTGCCAAGCCTGCAGAAGATGGTCCATCAGCTTCAGCCGATGGAGCTGTGGAAACTCCTGATGCTGAAGCCAAGGAGTAA
- the LOC110641165 gene encoding methyl-CpG-binding domain-containing protein 13 isoform X1: MKTGVSGDNWKSDDPLPEGWTVQVKVRSNGKKDKCYFPPSGEGKFYSKLEVVRYLNNSNPKSEEKEKGIDQHNENVVVEKAEPKGLPPGWTKEIKVTKKAHKIRRDSYYTDPASGYVFRSMKDVLRYLETGEVGKQAFKPKDKGNNDVELEDDKACSPAAAKKQKLAVNGTRSPTISEKSSKPFEVAKDEQVLSSANTGESLPVSEHNVVGAQSNSSEVPEGKGSNQTVGKSDPATSVIATAVDILPNEPPVESRVMKDEIRSTPQKCKKKKNLNLPRRASKRLAGLPLDPTPELKTTNRARQAPVKQSDDIVVSTGGGSSHTELPKSTKCSFESNKSKHPIVHTAAPSEHVEKVESVKRGDEKPEHAVVSSIGNLVETENEDSKKCEHAVLSAGRNLAIGEEHPGMIITDNNADEKPGLPIDLPLGELWQDPCIAFAIKILTGISFDNSGSVQVSSGSNNSEFGSSTALEDHARKEEDHRKQGCTVHQPLVNIVTSEERPRGIDIGDKSDEKPGSPLSFADAWADPCIEFAIKTLTDAIPLDYDMVIQDCLPQKASSSQSQESSGLTLQNVGEPGQTEFFYRQFGISEKPSYNQGALMEPALPHAKNVNLGYSGGAIHHQLSEDRSKEYKR, translated from the exons ATGAAAACAGGAGTTTCTGGCGACAACTGGAAGTCCGATGACCCACTACCGGAGGGCTGGACAGTCCAGGTCAAAGTGAGGAGCAACGGTAAAAAAGATAAG TGTTACTTTCCTCCCTCAGGTGAAGGTAAATTCTACTCCAAACTAGAGGTAGTTCGCTATCTTAACAACAGCAATCCTAAATCTGAAGAGAAGGAAAAAGGCATTGACCAGCACAATGAAAAT GTTGTAGTTGAGAAGGCTGAGCCAAAAGGATTACCTCCAGGATGGACCAAAGAAATCAAAGTGACAAAGAAAGCTCATAAAATCAGAAGGGATTCG TATTACACTGATCCTGCAAGCGGATATGTATTCCGCTCTATGAAGGACGTACTTCGCTATCTTGAAACTGGGGAGGTAGGGAAACAAGCATTCAAGCCCAAAGACAAAGGCAACAATGATGTTGAGTTGGAAGATGATAAAGCATGT TCACCAGCTGCAGCAAAGAAACAAAAGTTGGCAGTCAATGGAACAAGAAGTCCAACTATAAGTGAGAAGAGCTCAAAGCCATTTGAAGTTGCAAAGGATGAACAAGTACTTAGTTCGGCTAATACAGGAGAATCCTTGCCTGTCTCTGAGCATA ATGTAGTAGGTGCTCAGTCTAACAGCTCAGAAGTGCCAGAGGGCAAAGGTTCAAACCAAACAGTAGGGAAGAGTGATCCTGCTACAAGTGTAATAGCTACTGCAGTTGATATCCTCCCAAATGAGCCACCAGTGGAAAGTAGGGTGATGAAGGATGAAATTAGAAGTACACCTCAAAAATGCAAGAAGAAAAAGAATCTTAACCTGCCTCGCCGGGCTTCAAAGCGACTTGCTGGCCTTCCACTCGATCCTACACCTGAATTGAAAACAACAAACCGAGCCCGTCAAGCTCCAGTTAAACAGTCTGATGATATAGTTGTAAGTACAGGTGGAGGTTCTTCCCACACTGAGCTCCCCAAAAGCACAAAATGTTCATTTGAGTCAAATAAGAGCAAGCATCCAATTGTACATACAGCTGCTCCAAGCGAACATGTAGAAAAGGTAGAAAGTGTAAAAAGGGGTGATGAGAAGCCTGAACATGCTGTTGTTTCATCTATAGGAAATCTAGTAGAAACAGAAAATGAGGATAGTAAGAAGTGTGAACATGCTGTTCTTTCAGCTGGTAGGAATCTGGCTATTGGAGAGGAACATCCTGGAATGATCATAACTGACAATAATGCTGATGAGAAGCCAGGACTGCCTATTGACCTGCCACTTGGGGAGTTATGGCAAgatccatgcattgcatttgcaaTAAAAATCCTCACTGGAATATCATTTGACAATTCTGGAAGTGTACAAGTCTCATCAGGGTCAAACAATAGTGAATTTGGGAGCTCAACTGCTTTGGAAGACCATGCCAGGAAAGAGGAAGATCATAGGAAGCAAGGATGCACTGTTCATCAGCCTCTGGTTAACATAGTTACTTCAGAAGAACGTCCTAGAGGAATTGACATTGGTGATAAAAGTGATGAGAAGCCAGGATCCCCTCTTTCTTTTGCAGATGCATGGGCAGACCCCTGCATTGAATTTGCTATAAAAACTCTCACAGATGCAATTCCATTAGACTATGATATGGTCATTCAGGATTGTCTTCCACAGAAAGCGAGCTCATCACAGTCACAAGAAAGTAGTGGCTTGACCTTGCAGAATGTAGGTGAGCCTGGTCAAACCGAATTTTTTTATCGGCAATTTGGCATTTCAGAGAAGCCTTCATACAATCAAGGGGCTTTGATGGAGCCTGCATTACCACACGCTAAAAATGTGAACTTAGGATACTCGGGTGGAGCCATTCACCATCAACTCAGTGAAGACAGAAGCAAAGAATATAAAAGGTAG
- the LOC110641165 gene encoding methyl-CpG-binding domain-containing protein 13 isoform X3 has translation MKTGVSGDNWKSDDPLPEGWTVQVKVRSNGKKDKVVVEKAEPKGLPPGWTKEIKVTKKAHKIRRDSYYTDPASGYVFRSMKDVLRYLETGEVGKQAFKPKDKGNNDVELEDDKACSPAAAKKQKLAVNGTRSPTISEKSSKPFEVAKDEQVLSSANTGESLPVSEHNVVGAQSNSSEVPEGKGSNQTVGKSDPATSVIATAVDILPNEPPVESRVMKDEIRSTPQKCKKKKNLNLPRRASKRLAGLPLDPTPELKTTNRARQAPVKQSDDIVVSTGGGSSHTELPKSTKCSFESNKSKHPIVHTAAPSEHVEKVESVKRGDEKPEHAVVSSIGNLVETENEDSKKCEHAVLSAGRNLAIGEEHPGMIITDNNADEKPGLPIDLPLGELWQDPCIAFAIKILTGISFDNSGSVQVSSGSNNSEFGSSTALEDHARKEEDHRKQGCTVHQPLVNIVTSEERPRGIDIGDKSDEKPGSPLSFADAWADPCIEFAIKTLTDAIPLDYDMVIQDCLPQKASSSQSQESSGLTLQNVGEPGQTEFFYRQFGISEKPSYNQGALMEPALPHAKNVNLGYSGGAIHHQLSEDRSKEYKR, from the exons ATGAAAACAGGAGTTTCTGGCGACAACTGGAAGTCCGATGACCCACTACCGGAGGGCTGGACAGTCCAGGTCAAAGTGAGGAGCAACGGTAAAAAAGATAAG GTTGTAGTTGAGAAGGCTGAGCCAAAAGGATTACCTCCAGGATGGACCAAAGAAATCAAAGTGACAAAGAAAGCTCATAAAATCAGAAGGGATTCG TATTACACTGATCCTGCAAGCGGATATGTATTCCGCTCTATGAAGGACGTACTTCGCTATCTTGAAACTGGGGAGGTAGGGAAACAAGCATTCAAGCCCAAAGACAAAGGCAACAATGATGTTGAGTTGGAAGATGATAAAGCATGT TCACCAGCTGCAGCAAAGAAACAAAAGTTGGCAGTCAATGGAACAAGAAGTCCAACTATAAGTGAGAAGAGCTCAAAGCCATTTGAAGTTGCAAAGGATGAACAAGTACTTAGTTCGGCTAATACAGGAGAATCCTTGCCTGTCTCTGAGCATA ATGTAGTAGGTGCTCAGTCTAACAGCTCAGAAGTGCCAGAGGGCAAAGGTTCAAACCAAACAGTAGGGAAGAGTGATCCTGCTACAAGTGTAATAGCTACTGCAGTTGATATCCTCCCAAATGAGCCACCAGTGGAAAGTAGGGTGATGAAGGATGAAATTAGAAGTACACCTCAAAAATGCAAGAAGAAAAAGAATCTTAACCTGCCTCGCCGGGCTTCAAAGCGACTTGCTGGCCTTCCACTCGATCCTACACCTGAATTGAAAACAACAAACCGAGCCCGTCAAGCTCCAGTTAAACAGTCTGATGATATAGTTGTAAGTACAGGTGGAGGTTCTTCCCACACTGAGCTCCCCAAAAGCACAAAATGTTCATTTGAGTCAAATAAGAGCAAGCATCCAATTGTACATACAGCTGCTCCAAGCGAACATGTAGAAAAGGTAGAAAGTGTAAAAAGGGGTGATGAGAAGCCTGAACATGCTGTTGTTTCATCTATAGGAAATCTAGTAGAAACAGAAAATGAGGATAGTAAGAAGTGTGAACATGCTGTTCTTTCAGCTGGTAGGAATCTGGCTATTGGAGAGGAACATCCTGGAATGATCATAACTGACAATAATGCTGATGAGAAGCCAGGACTGCCTATTGACCTGCCACTTGGGGAGTTATGGCAAgatccatgcattgcatttgcaaTAAAAATCCTCACTGGAATATCATTTGACAATTCTGGAAGTGTACAAGTCTCATCAGGGTCAAACAATAGTGAATTTGGGAGCTCAACTGCTTTGGAAGACCATGCCAGGAAAGAGGAAGATCATAGGAAGCAAGGATGCACTGTTCATCAGCCTCTGGTTAACATAGTTACTTCAGAAGAACGTCCTAGAGGAATTGACATTGGTGATAAAAGTGATGAGAAGCCAGGATCCCCTCTTTCTTTTGCAGATGCATGGGCAGACCCCTGCATTGAATTTGCTATAAAAACTCTCACAGATGCAATTCCATTAGACTATGATATGGTCATTCAGGATTGTCTTCCACAGAAAGCGAGCTCATCACAGTCACAAGAAAGTAGTGGCTTGACCTTGCAGAATGTAGGTGAGCCTGGTCAAACCGAATTTTTTTATCGGCAATTTGGCATTTCAGAGAAGCCTTCATACAATCAAGGGGCTTTGATGGAGCCTGCATTACCACACGCTAAAAATGTGAACTTAGGATACTCGGGTGGAGCCATTCACCATCAACTCAGTGAAGACAGAAGCAAAGAATATAAAAGGTAG
- the LOC110641165 gene encoding methyl-CpG-binding domain-containing protein 13 isoform X2 → MCYFPPSGEGKFYSKLEVVRYLNNSNPKSEEKEKGIDQHNENVVVEKAEPKGLPPGWTKEIKVTKKAHKIRRDSYYTDPASGYVFRSMKDVLRYLETGEVGKQAFKPKDKGNNDVELEDDKACSPAAAKKQKLAVNGTRSPTISEKSSKPFEVAKDEQVLSSANTGESLPVSEHNVVGAQSNSSEVPEGKGSNQTVGKSDPATSVIATAVDILPNEPPVESRVMKDEIRSTPQKCKKKKNLNLPRRASKRLAGLPLDPTPELKTTNRARQAPVKQSDDIVVSTGGGSSHTELPKSTKCSFESNKSKHPIVHTAAPSEHVEKVESVKRGDEKPEHAVVSSIGNLVETENEDSKKCEHAVLSAGRNLAIGEEHPGMIITDNNADEKPGLPIDLPLGELWQDPCIAFAIKILTGISFDNSGSVQVSSGSNNSEFGSSTALEDHARKEEDHRKQGCTVHQPLVNIVTSEERPRGIDIGDKSDEKPGSPLSFADAWADPCIEFAIKTLTDAIPLDYDMVIQDCLPQKASSSQSQESSGLTLQNVGEPGQTEFFYRQFGISEKPSYNQGALMEPALPHAKNVNLGYSGGAIHHQLSEDRSKEYKR, encoded by the exons ATG TGTTACTTTCCTCCCTCAGGTGAAGGTAAATTCTACTCCAAACTAGAGGTAGTTCGCTATCTTAACAACAGCAATCCTAAATCTGAAGAGAAGGAAAAAGGCATTGACCAGCACAATGAAAAT GTTGTAGTTGAGAAGGCTGAGCCAAAAGGATTACCTCCAGGATGGACCAAAGAAATCAAAGTGACAAAGAAAGCTCATAAAATCAGAAGGGATTCG TATTACACTGATCCTGCAAGCGGATATGTATTCCGCTCTATGAAGGACGTACTTCGCTATCTTGAAACTGGGGAGGTAGGGAAACAAGCATTCAAGCCCAAAGACAAAGGCAACAATGATGTTGAGTTGGAAGATGATAAAGCATGT TCACCAGCTGCAGCAAAGAAACAAAAGTTGGCAGTCAATGGAACAAGAAGTCCAACTATAAGTGAGAAGAGCTCAAAGCCATTTGAAGTTGCAAAGGATGAACAAGTACTTAGTTCGGCTAATACAGGAGAATCCTTGCCTGTCTCTGAGCATA ATGTAGTAGGTGCTCAGTCTAACAGCTCAGAAGTGCCAGAGGGCAAAGGTTCAAACCAAACAGTAGGGAAGAGTGATCCTGCTACAAGTGTAATAGCTACTGCAGTTGATATCCTCCCAAATGAGCCACCAGTGGAAAGTAGGGTGATGAAGGATGAAATTAGAAGTACACCTCAAAAATGCAAGAAGAAAAAGAATCTTAACCTGCCTCGCCGGGCTTCAAAGCGACTTGCTGGCCTTCCACTCGATCCTACACCTGAATTGAAAACAACAAACCGAGCCCGTCAAGCTCCAGTTAAACAGTCTGATGATATAGTTGTAAGTACAGGTGGAGGTTCTTCCCACACTGAGCTCCCCAAAAGCACAAAATGTTCATTTGAGTCAAATAAGAGCAAGCATCCAATTGTACATACAGCTGCTCCAAGCGAACATGTAGAAAAGGTAGAAAGTGTAAAAAGGGGTGATGAGAAGCCTGAACATGCTGTTGTTTCATCTATAGGAAATCTAGTAGAAACAGAAAATGAGGATAGTAAGAAGTGTGAACATGCTGTTCTTTCAGCTGGTAGGAATCTGGCTATTGGAGAGGAACATCCTGGAATGATCATAACTGACAATAATGCTGATGAGAAGCCAGGACTGCCTATTGACCTGCCACTTGGGGAGTTATGGCAAgatccatgcattgcatttgcaaTAAAAATCCTCACTGGAATATCATTTGACAATTCTGGAAGTGTACAAGTCTCATCAGGGTCAAACAATAGTGAATTTGGGAGCTCAACTGCTTTGGAAGACCATGCCAGGAAAGAGGAAGATCATAGGAAGCAAGGATGCACTGTTCATCAGCCTCTGGTTAACATAGTTACTTCAGAAGAACGTCCTAGAGGAATTGACATTGGTGATAAAAGTGATGAGAAGCCAGGATCCCCTCTTTCTTTTGCAGATGCATGGGCAGACCCCTGCATTGAATTTGCTATAAAAACTCTCACAGATGCAATTCCATTAGACTATGATATGGTCATTCAGGATTGTCTTCCACAGAAAGCGAGCTCATCACAGTCACAAGAAAGTAGTGGCTTGACCTTGCAGAATGTAGGTGAGCCTGGTCAAACCGAATTTTTTTATCGGCAATTTGGCATTTCAGAGAAGCCTTCATACAATCAAGGGGCTTTGATGGAGCCTGCATTACCACACGCTAAAAATGTGAACTTAGGATACTCGGGTGGAGCCATTCACCATCAACTCAGTGAAGACAGAAGCAAAGAATATAAAAGGTAG
- the LOC110641165 gene encoding methyl-CpG-binding domain-containing protein 13 isoform X4: protein MKDVLRYLETGEVGKQAFKPKDKGNNDVELEDDKACSPAAAKKQKLAVNGTRSPTISEKSSKPFEVAKDEQVLSSANTGESLPVSEHNVVGAQSNSSEVPEGKGSNQTVGKSDPATSVIATAVDILPNEPPVESRVMKDEIRSTPQKCKKKKNLNLPRRASKRLAGLPLDPTPELKTTNRARQAPVKQSDDIVVSTGGGSSHTELPKSTKCSFESNKSKHPIVHTAAPSEHVEKVESVKRGDEKPEHAVVSSIGNLVETENEDSKKCEHAVLSAGRNLAIGEEHPGMIITDNNADEKPGLPIDLPLGELWQDPCIAFAIKILTGISFDNSGSVQVSSGSNNSEFGSSTALEDHARKEEDHRKQGCTVHQPLVNIVTSEERPRGIDIGDKSDEKPGSPLSFADAWADPCIEFAIKTLTDAIPLDYDMVIQDCLPQKASSSQSQESSGLTLQNVGEPGQTEFFYRQFGISEKPSYNQGALMEPALPHAKNVNLGYSGGAIHHQLSEDRSKEYKR, encoded by the exons ATGAAGGACGTACTTCGCTATCTTGAAACTGGGGAGGTAGGGAAACAAGCATTCAAGCCCAAAGACAAAGGCAACAATGATGTTGAGTTGGAAGATGATAAAGCATGT TCACCAGCTGCAGCAAAGAAACAAAAGTTGGCAGTCAATGGAACAAGAAGTCCAACTATAAGTGAGAAGAGCTCAAAGCCATTTGAAGTTGCAAAGGATGAACAAGTACTTAGTTCGGCTAATACAGGAGAATCCTTGCCTGTCTCTGAGCATA ATGTAGTAGGTGCTCAGTCTAACAGCTCAGAAGTGCCAGAGGGCAAAGGTTCAAACCAAACAGTAGGGAAGAGTGATCCTGCTACAAGTGTAATAGCTACTGCAGTTGATATCCTCCCAAATGAGCCACCAGTGGAAAGTAGGGTGATGAAGGATGAAATTAGAAGTACACCTCAAAAATGCAAGAAGAAAAAGAATCTTAACCTGCCTCGCCGGGCTTCAAAGCGACTTGCTGGCCTTCCACTCGATCCTACACCTGAATTGAAAACAACAAACCGAGCCCGTCAAGCTCCAGTTAAACAGTCTGATGATATAGTTGTAAGTACAGGTGGAGGTTCTTCCCACACTGAGCTCCCCAAAAGCACAAAATGTTCATTTGAGTCAAATAAGAGCAAGCATCCAATTGTACATACAGCTGCTCCAAGCGAACATGTAGAAAAGGTAGAAAGTGTAAAAAGGGGTGATGAGAAGCCTGAACATGCTGTTGTTTCATCTATAGGAAATCTAGTAGAAACAGAAAATGAGGATAGTAAGAAGTGTGAACATGCTGTTCTTTCAGCTGGTAGGAATCTGGCTATTGGAGAGGAACATCCTGGAATGATCATAACTGACAATAATGCTGATGAGAAGCCAGGACTGCCTATTGACCTGCCACTTGGGGAGTTATGGCAAgatccatgcattgcatttgcaaTAAAAATCCTCACTGGAATATCATTTGACAATTCTGGAAGTGTACAAGTCTCATCAGGGTCAAACAATAGTGAATTTGGGAGCTCAACTGCTTTGGAAGACCATGCCAGGAAAGAGGAAGATCATAGGAAGCAAGGATGCACTGTTCATCAGCCTCTGGTTAACATAGTTACTTCAGAAGAACGTCCTAGAGGAATTGACATTGGTGATAAAAGTGATGAGAAGCCAGGATCCCCTCTTTCTTTTGCAGATGCATGGGCAGACCCCTGCATTGAATTTGCTATAAAAACTCTCACAGATGCAATTCCATTAGACTATGATATGGTCATTCAGGATTGTCTTCCACAGAAAGCGAGCTCATCACAGTCACAAGAAAGTAGTGGCTTGACCTTGCAGAATGTAGGTGAGCCTGGTCAAACCGAATTTTTTTATCGGCAATTTGGCATTTCAGAGAAGCCTTCATACAATCAAGGGGCTTTGATGGAGCCTGCATTACCACACGCTAAAAATGTGAACTTAGGATACTCGGGTGGAGCCATTCACCATCAACTCAGTGAAGACAGAAGCAAAGAATATAAAAGGTAG
- the LOC110641190 gene encoding uncharacterized protein LOC110641190, with translation MFSLFYGLWKYLFSKTEFHVLILGIDKAGKTTLLEKLKSLFSNLEGLPPDRIVPTVGLNIGRIEVSNTKLVFWDLGGQPGLRSIWEKYYEEAHAVVYVIDATCPSRFEDSKSALEKVLRHEDLQGAPLLILANKQDLSEAVSAEEVAQYLDLKKLDERERAYMLDAVSAYDGMGIKESVEWLVEVMEQSKRTEMLRVRAGVAGPGA, from the exons ATGTTCTCATTGTTCTATGGTCTTTGGAAGTATCTATTCAGTAAGACAGAGTTTCATGTACTCATTCTTGGAATTGACAAGGCGGGAAAAACG ACTTTGTTGGAGAAATTGAAATCATTGTTCTCAAACTTAGAAGGCCTCCCTCCTGATCGAATTGTTCCTACTGTTGGACTTAACATTGGTCGCATTGAAGTATCAAATACAAAACTTGTATTCTGGGACCTGGGTGGTCAG CCTGGTCTTCGCTCGATTTGGGAGAAATATTACGAAGAGGCTCATGCTGTTGTATACGTAATCGATGCTACTTGTCCTTCTCGTTTTGAAGATTCAAAGTCAGCATTAG AAAAAGTTCTGAGGCATGAGGATTTGCAAGGAGCCCCCCTTTTGATATTAGCAAACAAGCAG GATCTTTCTGAAGCCGTATCAGCTGAAGAAGTTGCTCAATATTTAGATCTTAAGAAGTTGGATGAGAGGGAGAGGGCTTACATGTTGGATGCAGTTTCAGCATATGACGG GATGGGGATTAAAGAAAGTGTGGAGTGGCTTGTGGAGGTAATGGAACAAAGCAAGAGAACAGAAATGTTGAGAGTTCGGGCAGGTGTTGCAGGCCCTGGTGCCTAG
- the LOC110641216 gene encoding protein phosphatase inhibitor 2: MKGNRARVRWDEANIGEIEANKPVRQKITEPKTPYHPMIDDDGSLSPRRGSFDDVVGEAMRAEELRTALDTVASSSRNAGRRSGGWTSSEDEADPMEQDEDSESLLPDSELDRNASFKEHRRAHYDEFRKVKELRRKGSFFEDKDDDENGDNKLKDGRCDSSSSLSAGVKDIDIEEGSPASPHQSYLPPTNGV, from the exons ATGAA AGGTAATAGGGCTCGTGTAAGATGGGATGAGGCAAATATAGGGGAAATTGAAGCAAATAAGCCCGTGAGACAGAAAATAACTGAACCCAAGACACCTTATCACCCCATGATTGATGATGATG GGTCTCTGTCTCCTAGGCGAGGCAGCTTTGATGATGTTGTTGGTGAAGCAATGCGTGCAGAGGAACTACGGACTGCACTGGATACAGTGGCTTCTTCCAGTAGAAATGCTGGTAGGCGATCTGGTGGCTGGACATCATCTGAGGATGAGGCTGATCCTATGGAACAAGATGAAG ATTCTGAATCACTGTTGCCAGATTCTGAATTAGATAGGAATGCAAGTTTTAAGGAGCACAGACGAGCACACTATGATGAGTTTCGAAAGGTAAAGGAACTCCGGCGGAAGGGTTCTTTCTTTGAGGACAAGGATGATGATGAAAATGGTGATAATAAGCTAAAGGATGGGAGATGCGACTCATCTTCATCATTAAGTGCTGGTGTGAAAGATATAGACATTGAAGAGGGCTCACCAGCATCACCTCATCAGTCTTATTTGCCCCCAACTAATGGAGTTTAG
- the LOC110641233 gene encoding uncharacterized protein LOC110641233: MAAEAPSMFSLASQICNHIASIFSKPTDPHPPPLELMVTNLSATAARNGRVFLYGVGREGLMLKALCMRLAHLGLSTHFVFDMTTPPIASNDLFIASAGPGGFSTVDALCSLARSNGAKVLLLTAQPESGSCVKHASVVCYVPAQTMANDEEATSRPLLPMGSVYEGALFVLFEMVIYKLGEVLGQSSETIRSRHTNLE, from the coding sequence ATGGCGGCGGAAGCTCCCTCAATGTTCTCTCTAGCCTCACAGATATGCAATCACATAGCCTCCATTTTCTCCAAACCCACTGATCCCCATCCACCTCCTCTAGAACTGATGGTCACTAATCTCTCCGCCACCGCCGCCCGGAACGGCCGTGTTTTCCTCTATGGAGTGGGAAGGGAGGGTCTGATGCTTAAGGCCCTATGCATGCGGCTCGCCCACCTTGGTCTCTCCACCCACTTTGTATTCGACATGACCACTCCTCCAATCGCCTCCAACGATCTCTTCATCGCCTCTGCGGGACCTGGGGGATTCTCCACCGTCGATGCCTTGTGTTCGCTGGCAAGATCGAATGGTGCCAAAGTGTTACTGCTGACAGCTCAACCTGAAAGCGGGTCTTGTGTGAAGCATGCGAGCGTGGTTTGCTACGTGCCAGCACAGACCATGGCAAATGATGAAGAGGCGACATCTCGGCCGCTGTTGCCGATGGGAAGCGTTTATGAGGGAGCTTTGTTTGTATTGTTTGAGATGGTGATTTACAAATTGGGTGAAGTTTTGGGACAGAGCTCAGAGACCATCCGATCTCGACACACCAATCTTGAATGA